CGCGCTGCTGCTCACCACCGGAGAGCTCGTGCGGCATCCGGTCGGCCTTGCCGTCCAGCCCGACCAGCTGCAGCACCTGGGGCACCACGCGGCGGATGTCGTTTCGCGGCTTGCCGATCACTTCCAGCGCGAATGCGACGTTCTCCGCGACGGTCTTCTGGTTCAGCAGTCGGAAGTCCTGGAAGACGCAGCCGATGCGCTGGCGGAGGCGCGGGACGCGGCGGCGCGGCAGCTTCGCGACGTTCCAGTCGGCGACGAAGACCCGACCGCGGCTGGGCACGTCCTCGCGCAGCAGCAAGCGCATGAACGTCGACTTGCCGGACCCCGAGGGCCCGATGAGGAAGACGAACTCGCCCTTCTCGATGCCCACCGAGACATCGTCGAGAGCGGGCCTGGTCGACGTCTTGTACGTCTTGGACACGTGCTCAAGGCGGATCACGGGGCGTGAGTTTACCTGCGTCCATCAGGGGGACATCGACTCACCCGGACCGGCGGTGCTACCGGAGATCACCTCGGTGAGGATTCGTTCTTTGAAGCGGCGGAGCCGCTTGGTCCACCCCCGGCGCTTGCACCGCCGCGGGTTCTCAGCGTCCGTCTGGCGAGGACGGCCCGGCTGCCGTGTATTGGTCATGCATAAAGCCGGGCACCCGCAGTCCAGGCGGGCGCTGAGGTTCCGCTGCCCAACGCTACGCGAAACGAGCCTGGAAACCCTCAGTGTCGATCAGGCTGCGCTCTGCTGCTGACGGCGCCAGCGGATGCCCGCTTCGAGGAAGCCGTCGATGTCGCCGTCGAGGACCGCGTCCGGGTTGCCGACCTCGTGGTCGGTGCGCAGGTCCTTGACCATCTGGTACGGGTGCAGGACGTAGGAGCGCATCTGG
This portion of the Saccharopolyspora antimicrobica genome encodes:
- the ftsE gene encoding cell division ATP-binding protein FtsE → MIRLEHVSKTYKTSTRPALDDVSVGIEKGEFVFLIGPSGSGKSTFMRLLLREDVPSRGRVFVADWNVAKLPRRRVPRLRQRIGCVFQDFRLLNQKTVAENVAFALEVIGKPRNDIRRVVPQVLQLVGLDGKADRMPHELSGGEQQRVAIARAFVNRPLVLLCDEPTGNLDPDTSQDIMLLLERINRTGTTVVMATHDHSIVDSMRRRVVELSLGRVIRDDARGVYGVGR